Proteins encoded by one window of Blautia faecicola:
- a CDS encoding type 2 periplasmic-binding domain-containing protein produces MFDFATSLGSGPNGELYGVEQQICPSGFAYRRDLAKEYLGTDDPDEIADMISDWDKMFDVATQVKEKSDGKVTALPGISALFQNILCTQTVSDYIDGNKIDLTDRYTKALDIATKFNQAGVLGKQEVNTPAYNSSFAAGEVIFYPCAPWSAKWEEATNDPDGTGNWGLTKAPENGFTYGGTSVSIYSGSEHKDAAWDYVQDVYCTGDGVKEAYEQFGFMTGFTAPYEDENSYFFTEEGQYDEFFGGQKLADYFINDIAINTVGQVQTKNEANVKSAIGNTVSQMAANPSMTTDEAMEILKTEVLTLIPEAEIK; encoded by the coding sequence ATGTTTGATTTTGCTACTTCCCTTGGTTCCGGACCAAACGGAGAACTGTACGGTGTAGAACAGCAGATCTGCCCGAGTGGTTTTGCATATCGTCGTGATCTTGCAAAAGAATATCTGGGAACCGATGATCCGGATGAGATCGCGGATATGATCTCTGACTGGGATAAGATGTTTGATGTGGCAACACAGGTAAAAGAAAAGAGTGACGGAAAGGTAACGGCTCTGCCGGGTATCAGCGCATTATTCCAGAATATTCTGTGTACACAGACCGTAAGCGATTATATTGATGGAAATAAGATCGACCTTACAGATCGTTATACAAAAGCTCTGGATATCGCAACAAAATTCAACCAGGCAGGCGTTCTTGGAAAACAGGAAGTAAACACACCGGCATACAACTCCAGCTTCGCGGCAGGAGAAGTTATCTTCTATCCATGTGCACCGTGGTCTGCAAAATGGGAAGAAGCAACCAATGATCCGGATGGAACAGGAAACTGGGGGCTGACAAAAGCACCGGAAAACGGATTTACCTATGGTGGAACATCTGTAAGTATCTATTCCGGAAGCGAACATAAAGATGCAGCATGGGATTATGTTCAGGATGTATACTGCACCGGTGACGGCGTGAAAGAAGCTTATGAACAGTTTGGCTTTATGACAGGATTCACAGCGCCATACGAGGATGAGAATTCTTATTTCTTCACAGAAGAAGGACAGTACGATGAGTTCTTCGGTGGACAGAAACTGGCAGATTACTTTATCAACGATATCGCGATCAACACCGTAGGACAGGTACAGACCAAAAACGAAGCAAATGTAAAATCTGCTATTGGAAATACCGTATCTCAGATGGCAGCGAATCCGTCTATGACAACAGATGAAGCGATGGAGATCTTAAAAACTGAAGTACTGACATTAATTCCTGAGGCAGAAATCAAATAG
- a CDS encoding glycoside hydrolase family 2 protein, translating into MKIEKQMLTDWQFAVGDTMDCLENGHTVQVPHTWNIEEGTEEYWGIGWYRKELEVPEAWLAGCVRLYFHSVYHDAVVYVNGEKAGEHKNSGYTPFTVDITKYLKAGSNIVTVSADNRFSPDMLPVNRSFDWANDGGIIRPVELWVTGKAYIKTMTVTSRPVITTKEERQDEGLGIFGIEAEIGQPEQMENLQLEWQIAEGCDDTEKVIREGWMENGTTRITTGNMILENIHYWHFDAPVLYTVTVTLKKQGEILDQKEKVVGFRDFHIQGRRFFLNGEPVRVCGTEWMPGSDPTYGAAESKEQLEKMLRCLKGTNCVFTRFHWQQDDWVFDWCDRHGMLVQEEVPFWGKEPEKAGEQQLRIFKQQIAEMVENHRHHPSIIAWGVGNELDGLCDETIQYIKDAIAYAHIIDSEREASYVTNRIYENPAKDGTTDGDFMMINDYIGTWHGDLDQYKEWNQVVKMNPDKPMVPSEFGLCEPAFAGGDTRRNEIFLEKMTCYRKYPNIAGTIYFCLNDYRTQMGEEGEGKLRQRVHGSTDLCGNPKPSYHTVARECAPVILEKEGTKVKVTCRDNLPCYTVKGYQLVAVNGEKREQISIPTLLPGMSWTTEVSEETAVQIVRANGEIVTQK; encoded by the coding sequence ATGAAAATAGAAAAACAGATGCTTACAGACTGGCAGTTTGCTGTCGGTGATACCATGGATTGTCTGGAAAACGGACATACCGTACAGGTTCCACATACCTGGAATATCGAAGAAGGAACCGAAGAGTACTGGGGAATTGGCTGGTACCGGAAGGAACTGGAAGTTCCGGAAGCATGGCTTGCCGGATGTGTACGGTTGTATTTTCACAGCGTCTATCATGACGCAGTTGTGTACGTGAACGGAGAAAAAGCAGGAGAACATAAAAATTCCGGCTATACGCCATTTACAGTGGACATTACAAAGTATCTGAAAGCCGGAAGCAATATAGTTACTGTTTCAGCGGATAATCGCTTTTCCCCGGATATGCTGCCGGTCAATCGAAGCTTTGACTGGGCGAATGATGGAGGGATTATCCGACCGGTGGAACTGTGGGTTACCGGAAAAGCATATATTAAGACAATGACTGTTACTTCCCGGCCGGTGATTACGACAAAGGAGGAGCGGCAAGACGAAGGTCTTGGTATCTTTGGAATCGAGGCCGAGATCGGACAGCCGGAACAGATGGAGAATCTGCAGCTGGAGTGGCAGATTGCAGAAGGCTGCGATGATACGGAGAAAGTGATACGGGAAGGATGGATGGAGAACGGAACAACCAGGATTACGACAGGAAACATGATTCTGGAGAACATTCATTACTGGCATTTTGATGCGCCTGTTTTGTATACCGTTACTGTGACGCTGAAAAAACAGGGAGAAATTCTGGATCAGAAAGAAAAAGTGGTAGGATTTCGTGATTTCCATATACAGGGAAGACGATTTTTCCTGAACGGTGAACCGGTAAGAGTCTGTGGTACAGAGTGGATGCCGGGGTCAGACCCGACGTATGGAGCTGCTGAGTCAAAGGAGCAGTTGGAAAAGATGCTGCGCTGCCTGAAAGGAACCAACTGTGTGTTTACCCGGTTCCACTGGCAGCAGGACGACTGGGTATTTGACTGGTGCGACCGGCATGGAATGCTGGTACAGGAAGAAGTTCCTTTCTGGGGAAAAGAACCGGAAAAGGCTGGAGAACAACAGCTGCGTATTTTTAAACAGCAGATCGCAGAAATGGTGGAAAATCACAGACATCATCCATCGATTATTGCCTGGGGCGTGGGAAATGAGCTGGACGGACTGTGTGACGAGACGATTCAGTATATCAAAGATGCAATTGCCTATGCGCACATTATAGATTCGGAGCGGGAGGCTTCTTATGTGACGAACCGCATTTATGAAAATCCGGCAAAAGACGGAACCACAGACGGTGATTTTATGATGATCAACGACTATATCGGAACATGGCATGGAGATCTTGATCAGTATAAAGAGTGGAATCAGGTAGTAAAGATGAATCCGGACAAGCCGATGGTTCCTTCTGAGTTTGGTCTGTGTGAACCGGCATTCGCAGGAGGCGATACCAGACGAAATGAGATTTTTCTGGAAAAGATGACCTGTTACAGGAAGTACCCCAATATAGCAGGAACCATATATTTCTGTCTGAATGATTACAGAACCCAGATGGGTGAAGAAGGGGAGGGAAAACTGCGGCAGAGGGTTCACGGATCTACAGATTTGTGTGGTAATCCGAAACCATCGTACCATACAGTAGCAAGAGAGTGTGCACCGGTCATTCTGGAAAAGGAAGGAACAAAGGTAAAAGTAACCTGCCGGGATAATCTCCCGTGTTACACGGTGAAGGGTTATCAGCTGGTTGCAGTGAATGGAGAAAAAAGAGAGCAGATTTCCATTCCAACATTACTTCCGGGCATGAGTTGGACGACAGAGGTGTCAGAAGAAACAGCGGTACAGATCGTACGGGCAAATGGAGAAATTGTCACACAAAAATAA
- a CDS encoding carbohydrate ABC transporter permease yields the protein MKKAKKRAAAVIKQIILIVMTLIMFFPLYIVFVMGTYYSEDIFKGLPILPSDYFLANLKLVISKGYFSAYFNSITVSVVSVILSVLVSTMIGFALAKYNFKGKKFIFAFVMAIMMIPGQISMIGYMLEMRKLNLINTLLPLIFTWAAHPLGAFLMMQFISDGIPDELLESARLDGCSEPGIFFKIVIPCIKSGFVTLATLVFLWSWNNYVLPLILINKQELFTIPLMVNNLSNAFRSDYGAIMCALGLSVLPMIVIFSLCSRTFIQGIAAGAVKG from the coding sequence ATGAAAAAAGCAAAAAAAAGAGCGGCTGCTGTAATAAAGCAGATTATTTTGATCGTGATGACACTGATCATGTTCTTTCCACTGTATATCGTATTTGTTATGGGAACGTATTATAGCGAGGATATTTTCAAAGGCCTTCCTATATTACCCAGCGATTATTTTCTTGCCAACCTGAAACTGGTAATTTCCAAAGGATATTTCAGTGCATATTTTAATTCCATTACGGTATCCGTAGTATCTGTAATTCTGAGTGTACTGGTATCTACCATGATCGGTTTTGCACTTGCAAAATACAATTTCAAAGGTAAAAAATTTATTTTCGCTTTTGTTATGGCAATCATGATGATTCCGGGACAGATCTCCATGATCGGTTATATGCTGGAGATGAGAAAATTAAACCTGATCAATACCTTACTGCCATTGATTTTCACCTGGGCAGCACACCCTTTGGGAGCATTTCTGATGATGCAGTTTATCAGTGACGGTATTCCGGATGAATTACTGGAGTCCGCCAGACTGGATGGCTGCTCAGAACCCGGGATTTTCTTTAAGATTGTTATCCCATGTATCAAATCTGGTTTTGTAACACTGGCTACGCTGGTATTCCTGTGGTCCTGGAACAACTATGTATTACCATTGATTTTGATCAATAAGCAGGAACTGTTTACCATTCCGTTGATGGTAAATAACCTGTCCAATGCGTTCCGAAGTGATTACGGAGCGATCATGTGTGCCCTTGGTCTGTCGGTACTTCCGATGATCGTGATCTTCAGTCTGTGTTCCAGAACGTTTATTCAGGGAATCGCAGCAGGAGCTGTGAAGGGCTGA
- a CDS encoding type 2 periplasmic-binding domain-containing protein produces the protein MKRKVLALALAAIMVVPSISGCGGSTSESGSTDTGSKTEESASTKSSGDGEEITLTIWDWDEAHLTHMTEWYHEKHPNINFDTLVVSTADYMQKLQSALASGSGVPDIILSEMSYRGKSMGSRYHRRSVQGSIQCKERRYV, from the coding sequence ATGAAGAGAAAAGTATTAGCACTGGCACTGGCAGCGATTATGGTAGTTCCATCCATCAGTGGATGTGGCGGCAGTACATCGGAAAGCGGATCAACAGATACAGGAAGCAAAACAGAAGAGAGTGCATCTACAAAGAGTAGTGGAGATGGTGAAGAGATCACACTGACTATTTGGGATTGGGATGAAGCACATCTGACCCATATGACAGAGTGGTATCATGAGAAGCATCCAAATATTAATTTTGATACACTGGTAGTTTCTACGGCTGATTATATGCAGAAACTGCAGAGTGCACTGGCAAGCGGAAGCGGTGTGCCGGACATTATTCTCAGTGAGATGAGTTATCGCGGAAAAAGTATGGGATCTCGGTATCACAGAAGATCTGTCCAAGGATCCATACAATGTAAAGAAAGAAGATATGTTTGA
- a CDS encoding carbohydrate ABC transporter permease, whose amino-acid sequence MGKKNKWPYLFCLPFIAAYALFSLYPMLYSLQLSFFDWNGIGTKTFVGLQNYITLFTKDPLFWKALKNTVILMAFSTPITVFLGLVVAYLLFDISRGKRLYQTVNFFPYITTPVAIGFIFSYLFDWQSGYANKLLTSIGILDEPFYWLNSETASKVIIVIMIVWRYLGYYMTIYLAAMTSMPMEVYEAAAVDGASNLKIFTRITIPMLRHTTVFLVITSMIGGLQMFEEPKLLFSGWAALGGAQTGGPGNTALTVVWKFYNDAFNLDSKLGYGSAIAYSLFMIIMLFSIIGFKITGRGEKES is encoded by the coding sequence ATGGGTAAGAAAAATAAATGGCCGTATTTGTTTTGCCTTCCGTTTATTGCAGCATACGCATTGTTCAGTTTATATCCGATGCTTTATTCGCTGCAGTTGAGCTTCTTTGACTGGAACGGAATCGGCACGAAAACTTTTGTTGGTTTACAGAACTATATCACATTATTTACAAAAGATCCGCTTTTCTGGAAAGCATTAAAAAACACAGTGATCCTGATGGCTTTCTCTACGCCGATCACTGTATTTCTGGGACTGGTAGTGGCTTATCTACTGTTTGATATCAGCAGAGGAAAACGTCTGTATCAGACCGTAAACTTTTTCCCGTATATCACAACTCCGGTAGCAATCGGTTTTATTTTTTCCTATCTGTTTGACTGGCAGTCCGGATATGCGAATAAACTGCTGACATCCATCGGAATATTGGATGAGCCGTTTTACTGGCTGAACAGCGAGACTGCTTCCAAAGTGATCATTGTGATCATGATCGTATGGCGTTATCTTGGTTATTATATGACGATCTATCTTGCAGCGATGACATCCATGCCGATGGAGGTATACGAGGCGGCGGCTGTGGATGGCGCTTCCAATCTGAAAATCTTTACAAGAATCACGATTCCGATGCTGCGGCATACCACAGTATTTCTGGTTATCACTTCCATGATCGGCGGTCTGCAGATGTTTGAAGAACCGAAGCTGTTATTCAGCGGCTGGGCAGCACTTGGCGGCGCACAGACCGGAGGTCCCGGTAATACAGCGCTGACTGTTGTATGGAAATTCTACAATGATGCATTCAATCTGGATTCCAAGCTTGGATACGGATCTGCAATTGCCTACTCGTTATTTATGATTATTATGCTGTTTTCTATTATTGGATTTAAGATTACAGGGAGAGGAGAGAAAGAATCATGA